A single genomic interval of Noviherbaspirillum cavernae harbors:
- a CDS encoding pseudouridine synthase: MTEPVRLSKRMSELGLCSRREADEWIERGWVRVDGIIVSELGSKVLPHQRITVERQAAAQQAKRVTVLINKPVGYVSGQAEDGYKPAVTLITADTRWKEDRAPTEFHPSQLRSLVPAGRLDIDSVGLLVLTQDGRIAKQLIGDDTSIEKEYLVRVQYSKPGRLPDADLKRLNHGLSLDGKKLLPAKVRWLNDDQLSFVLREGKKRQIRRMCEAVGLKVLGLKRVRIGRVMLGDLPPGQWRYLRPDEQF, from the coding sequence ATGACTGAACCTGTTCGCCTTTCCAAACGCATGTCGGAACTCGGCCTATGCTCGCGCCGCGAAGCAGACGAATGGATCGAGCGTGGCTGGGTGCGCGTCGATGGCATCATCGTCTCCGAACTCGGCAGCAAGGTCTTGCCGCATCAACGCATCACGGTTGAACGCCAGGCTGCCGCGCAGCAGGCCAAGCGCGTCACGGTTCTGATCAACAAGCCGGTCGGTTATGTGAGCGGCCAGGCCGAGGATGGCTACAAACCGGCGGTGACGCTGATCACTGCCGACACCAGATGGAAGGAAGACCGCGCGCCCACGGAATTTCACCCAAGCCAGCTGCGCAGCCTGGTGCCGGCAGGACGGCTGGATATCGACTCCGTCGGCCTGCTCGTTCTGACGCAGGATGGAAGAATCGCCAAGCAGTTGATCGGCGATGATACGTCGATCGAGAAGGAATACCTGGTACGCGTTCAATACAGCAAGCCGGGACGCCTGCCGGATGCGGATCTCAAGCGTCTGAATCATGGTTTATCGCTGGACGGCAAGAAACTGTTGCCGGCGAAGGTGCGCTGGCTGAACGACGATCAGTTGAGTTTCGTTCTGCGTGAAGGGAAAAAAAGGCAGATCCGACGCATGTGCGAAGCGGTCGGCCTCAAGGTTCTGGGATTGAAGCGGGTGCGAATCGGGCGAGTGATGCTGGGAGACTTGCCGCCCGGCCAGTGGCGCTATCTTCGCCCCGACGAACAATTCTGA
- the kefC gene encoding glutathione-regulated potassium-efflux system protein KefC yields the protein MENNLLLNALVYLTAAVIAVPIAKRFGVGAVLGYLLAGIAIGPWGLRLISEVEHILHFSEFGVVLLLFLIGLELEPKRLWSLRRSIFGWGVLQVLAVTAVLFAAGLAFGIELKTALIAALGLSLSSTAVALATLEERNLMATSAGAAGFAILLFQDIAAIPMIAIVPMLGTAGGGSDGFGWLNALKVLAVIAALIIGGRYFLRPVLRIIAKTDMREIFTAFALLLVIAIGLLMESVGMSMALGTFLAGVLLADSEYRHALETDLEPFKGLLLGLFFIAVGMSIDFGVFLTRPWLVAGMLAAFLALKIGVLYGLSKLFNIPRGQQAFFAFILSQGGEFAFVVFGAAERAQVFSKETASLLVAVVALSMMITPLLLILHDKLIAPRFQSAKARPDDTIAPQHNPVIMAGFGRFGQIVGRLLRANRIGVTVLDHDPDQVDLLRRFGFNVFYGNATRVDLLHAAGAREARVMVVAVDDVEDSMALVDAVRREFPHLAIVARARNVTHYYDLMDRGVTVIERETFESALQLGRDVLHELGFGAFEARQAAMKFRSHNIKTLHAVYPYYKDQQQMISLAAQAREELEAMFARDAEAAKNDRHGGWN from the coding sequence ATGGAAAACAACTTGCTGTTGAATGCGCTGGTGTATCTGACCGCTGCCGTGATCGCGGTTCCCATCGCCAAACGGTTTGGCGTCGGTGCCGTATTGGGTTATCTGCTTGCCGGCATTGCCATCGGTCCGTGGGGCCTGCGCTTGATCAGCGAGGTAGAACACATCCTGCACTTTTCCGAATTTGGTGTGGTCCTGCTGTTGTTCCTGATCGGGCTTGAACTTGAGCCGAAGCGCCTGTGGTCATTGCGGCGTTCCATTTTCGGATGGGGCGTGCTGCAAGTGCTTGCCGTCACAGCAGTCTTGTTCGCGGCAGGACTCGCATTCGGCATCGAACTGAAAACGGCATTGATCGCCGCGCTCGGCCTGTCGCTTTCATCCACCGCAGTTGCGTTGGCAACGCTGGAGGAACGCAACCTGATGGCAACGTCCGCTGGCGCAGCCGGGTTTGCCATCCTGTTGTTTCAGGACATTGCGGCAATTCCGATGATTGCCATCGTTCCGATGCTCGGGACCGCGGGAGGTGGCAGCGATGGTTTCGGGTGGCTCAATGCGCTCAAGGTATTGGCCGTCATCGCTGCGCTGATCATCGGCGGCCGCTACTTTTTGCGTCCCGTGCTGCGCATCATCGCCAAGACCGACATGCGCGAAATCTTTACCGCGTTCGCGCTGCTGCTGGTGATCGCGATCGGTCTGCTGATGGAGTCTGTCGGCATGTCGATGGCGCTTGGAACCTTTCTCGCGGGCGTGTTGCTGGCGGATTCCGAATACCGGCATGCGCTGGAAACCGATCTCGAACCATTCAAGGGTTTGTTGCTCGGACTGTTCTTCATCGCGGTCGGCATGTCGATCGACTTTGGCGTGTTTCTGACGCGGCCCTGGCTGGTGGCGGGCATGTTGGCTGCGTTCCTCGCGCTCAAGATCGGCGTGCTGTACGGTTTGAGCAAGCTGTTCAACATCCCGCGGGGACAGCAGGCGTTTTTTGCGTTCATCCTGTCGCAGGGCGGGGAATTCGCCTTCGTGGTATTCGGCGCGGCGGAAAGAGCGCAAGTCTTTTCGAAGGAAACGGCGTCGCTGCTGGTTGCTGTTGTCGCGCTATCGATGATGATCACGCCGCTCTTGCTGATACTGCACGACAAGCTGATCGCACCGCGTTTTCAATCCGCGAAAGCGCGGCCGGACGACACGATCGCGCCGCAGCACAATCCGGTCATCATGGCGGGTTTTGGCCGTTTCGGACAGATCGTGGGCCGCCTGCTTCGCGCCAATCGCATCGGCGTTACCGTGCTGGATCACGATCCGGATCAGGTGGATCTGCTGCGCCGGTTCGGCTTCAATGTCTTTTACGGCAATGCGACTCGCGTCGATCTGTTGCACGCGGCGGGCGCGCGTGAGGCGAGGGTGATGGTGGTGGCCGTTGACGATGTCGAGGACAGCATGGCATTGGTGGACGCGGTGAGAAGGGAGTTTCCGCATCTGGCAATCGTCGCGCGTGCGCGCAACGTCACCCATTACTACGACCTGATGGATCGCGGCGTGACCGTCATCGAAAGGGAAACGTTCGAATCGGCGCTGCAACTAGGGCGAGACGTGCTGCACGAACTCGGATTCGGCGCGTTCGAGGCGCGTCAGGCCGCAATGAAATTTCGCTCGCATAACATCAAGACCTTGCATGCCGTCTATCCGTATTACAAGGATCAGCAGCAAATGATCTCGCTTGCCGCACAGGCGCGTGAGGAGCTTGAAGCAATGTTCGCGCGTGATGCCGAGGCGGCGAAGAATGACAGGCATGGCGGCTGGAACTGA
- a CDS encoding NAD(P)H-dependent oxidoreductase — translation MTTAPRILVVYAHPMHNHSRVNRRLSDAARSVPNVRVHDLYESYPDFHIDIEHEQALLRDADLIVFQYPVQWYSMPSLLKEWIDVVLEEGWAYGNDGTALQGKDFRLVATAGGDIGSYQASGYHGYPFSAFLPSFQQMATLCGMRWLTPFVLYGARDVNDDTVEAHAETYRQYLASYPESTAVNDANGSAAVGN, via the coding sequence ATGACTACAGCGCCGCGCATCCTTGTCGTGTATGCCCATCCGATGCACAACCATTCGCGGGTCAACCGCCGGTTGAGCGATGCTGCCCGGAGCGTGCCCAATGTGCGGGTGCACGATCTCTACGAGTCCTATCCCGATTTTCATATCGACATCGAACACGAGCAGGCCTTGTTGCGGGATGCCGATTTGATTGTCTTCCAGTATCCGGTTCAGTGGTACAGCATGCCGTCACTGCTCAAGGAATGGATCGATGTCGTGCTTGAGGAAGGCTGGGCCTATGGCAATGACGGCACCGCCTTGCAAGGAAAGGATTTCCGGCTGGTGGCGACTGCCGGCGGCGACATCGGATCGTATCAGGCAAGCGGCTATCACGGTTATCCGTTTTCGGCATTTCTTCCATCGTTCCAGCAAATGGCGACGCTTTGCGGAATGCGTTGGCTGACACCGTTTGTGCTGTATGGCGCACGTGATGTCAATGACGACACGGTTGAGGCGCATGCGGAAACCTATCGACAATATCTTGCGAGCTATCCAGAGTCGACTGCGGTGAACGATGCGAATGGCAGCGCGGCGGTCGGCAATTAA
- the def gene encoding peptide deformylase — translation MSVREILRMGDSRLLRQAEPVVQFDTPELHALVADMFDTMRAASGAGLAAPQIGVNLQVVIFGFKQNPRYPNAPQVPETVLINPVLDPLDTDMVEDWEGCLSVPGLRGVVPRWSKLHYEGADQYGNRISRDVDGFHARVVQHECDHLAGILYPMRIKDFSRFGFVDILFPGLDASADD, via the coding sequence ATGAGCGTCAGGGAAATTCTGAGAATGGGCGATTCGCGCCTGCTGCGGCAGGCCGAACCCGTAGTCCAGTTCGATACTCCCGAACTGCATGCCTTGGTCGCGGACATGTTCGATACCATGCGGGCAGCCAGCGGTGCAGGGCTCGCCGCTCCCCAGATCGGGGTGAATCTGCAGGTTGTCATTTTCGGCTTCAAGCAAAATCCCCGTTATCCGAATGCGCCGCAAGTGCCGGAAACCGTGCTTATCAATCCGGTACTCGATCCGCTCGACACCGACATGGTGGAAGATTGGGAAGGCTGCCTGTCCGTGCCGGGGCTGCGCGGCGTGGTTCCTCGCTGGAGCAAGCTCCACTACGAGGGGGCCGATCAATATGGCAACCGGATCAGCCGCGACGTCGATGGTTTCCATGCCCGCGTCGTGCAGCATGAATGCGACCATCTTGCCGGCATCCTGTATCCGATGCGGATCAAGGATTTCTCACGATTCGGATTTGTGGATATCCTGTTTCCCGGACTCGACGCGAGCGCGGACGACTGA
- the galU gene encoding UTP--glucose-1-phosphate uridylyltransferase GalU: protein MNKVKKAVFPVAGMGTRFLPATKAQPKEMLPIVDKPLIQYAVEEAVAAGITDIVFITGRNKRAIEDHFDTAYELESELEAAGKTALLEVTRNAVPSHVNCIYIRQSAPLGLGHAVLCARPVIGDEPFAVLLADDFMDVEQGQTPVLAQMTEVYAREGHSLLAVQDVPRSETKQYGIVSVTPYKPDLERINSIVEKPMPDVAPSTLAVVGRYVLSGRIFDYLEGLGTGAGGEIQLTDGIAALMRAEQVLAYRYTGTRYDCGSKLGYLKATVAMGKKHPETGQAFSDYLEQIK from the coding sequence ATGAACAAAGTAAAAAAGGCCGTTTTTCCCGTGGCGGGAATGGGTACGCGATTCCTGCCGGCCACCAAGGCGCAACCGAAAGAAATGCTGCCGATCGTGGACAAGCCATTGATTCAATATGCGGTGGAAGAGGCTGTGGCAGCCGGTATCACCGATATCGTTTTCATTACCGGACGCAACAAACGCGCAATCGAAGACCACTTCGACACCGCGTACGAACTGGAGTCGGAGCTGGAGGCCGCAGGCAAGACGGCATTGCTGGAGGTCACGCGCAATGCCGTTCCGAGTCACGTCAATTGCATCTACATTCGCCAGTCGGCACCCTTGGGCTTGGGGCATGCCGTGCTGTGCGCGCGGCCGGTCATCGGCGATGAGCCGTTTGCGGTGCTGCTGGCGGACGATTTCATGGACGTCGAACAGGGGCAAACACCAGTCCTGGCGCAGATGACGGAAGTGTATGCGCGTGAAGGTCATAGTTTGCTGGCGGTGCAAGATGTGCCGCGCAGTGAAACCAAACAATATGGCATCGTCAGCGTTACTCCTTACAAGCCCGATCTTGAACGCATCAACAGCATCGTCGAGAAGCCCATGCCGGATGTGGCGCCGTCTACATTGGCAGTCGTCGGCCGATACGTATTAAGCGGCAGGATTTTCGATTACCTCGAAGGTCTGGGCACGGGAGCCGGCGGCGAAATTCAACTCACCGATGGCATTGCTGCATTGATGCGGGCTGAACAGGTTCTGGCTTATCGCTACACAGGTACGCGCTATGACTGCGGGTCGAAGCTGGGTTACCTGAAGGCGACCGTTGCGATGGGTAAAAAACATCCAGAAACGGGTCAGGCATTTTCCGATTATCTCGAGCAGATCAAATGA
- the ligA gene encoding NAD-dependent DNA ligase LigA has protein sequence MQPDFFSGRTEAVDTSAIPEAKNWAARAAWLKSELNRHSHAYYVLDNPTIPDAEYDRLFRELVEIEQLHPDLLTSDSPTQRVGGKPLPQFEQVRHSMPMLSLNNAFDETDIAGFDRRAREVLQAAADIEYSTELKFDGLAISLRYEEGVLVQAATRGDGTTGENVTANVRTVRAIPLRLHVQHAPKVLEVRGEILMYKSDFAKLNARQRDADQKEFANPRNAAAGSLRQLDPRITAQRTLRFFAYGIGVLEGAEMPPSHEALLEWYASLGLPVCQERLVVKGAQGLLDFYQGIGEKRKALPYDIDGVVYKVNRLELQQKLGFVSRAPRFAVAHKFPAEEAMTVVQGIAVQVGRTGAITPVARLAPIFVGGVTVTNATLHNEDEVNRKDIQIGDTVIVRRAGDVIPEVVAYVPELRPATARKFLMPDACPICDSPIVRLEDEAIARCSGGWIKCPAQRKGGLLHFVSRRAMDIEGLGEQLVDQLVDKHVITTAADLYKLGLSALSELDRMATKSAQNVLNALEKSKSTTLARFIYALGIRHVGEATAKELASHFGSLDAVLDASEEQLLEVADIGPVVAHSIRVFLSDPMNVELIAQLRAAGVNWPESAPVENQPKPLQDKTFVLTGTLPTLTRDAAAELIETAGGKVAGSVSKKTSYVVAGEEAGSKLAKAQELGVTILDEAGLFQLLDRK, from the coding sequence ATGCAGCCGGATTTTTTTTCAGGCCGGACCGAGGCAGTGGATACTTCTGCAATTCCCGAGGCAAAGAACTGGGCCGCGCGTGCCGCGTGGCTCAAGAGCGAGTTGAACCGGCATAGCCACGCCTACTACGTCCTCGACAATCCCACCATTCCCGATGCGGAATACGATAGGTTGTTTCGCGAACTGGTCGAGATCGAGCAGCTGCATCCCGATTTGCTCACCTCGGATTCCCCCACTCAGCGTGTCGGTGGCAAGCCGCTGCCGCAATTCGAACAGGTTCGGCATTCCATGCCGATGTTGTCGCTCAACAATGCATTTGATGAGACCGACATTGCGGGCTTCGACCGGCGCGCAAGGGAAGTCCTGCAAGCGGCTGCAGACATTGAATATTCGACCGAGCTGAAGTTCGACGGCTTGGCGATCAGCTTGCGTTACGAAGAGGGAGTTCTCGTCCAGGCAGCGACGCGTGGCGACGGTACAACCGGGGAAAACGTGACCGCGAATGTACGCACGGTCAGGGCCATTCCGTTGCGGCTGCATGTGCAACATGCGCCCAAGGTACTCGAAGTGCGCGGTGAAATATTGATGTACAAGTCCGACTTCGCCAAGCTGAATGCGCGCCAGCGTGATGCCGACCAAAAGGAATTTGCCAATCCGCGCAATGCAGCCGCAGGCAGCCTGCGCCAACTCGATCCCCGCATCACGGCACAACGGACTTTACGATTTTTTGCCTATGGAATTGGTGTGCTGGAGGGCGCGGAGATGCCGCCTTCGCACGAAGCGCTGCTTGAATGGTATGCCTCGCTCGGCCTGCCCGTATGTCAGGAAAGATTGGTTGTGAAAGGTGCGCAGGGTCTGCTGGATTTCTACCAGGGGATCGGCGAGAAGCGCAAGGCCTTGCCGTATGACATCGATGGCGTCGTTTATAAAGTCAATCGTCTGGAGCTGCAGCAAAAACTGGGGTTCGTCTCGCGTGCGCCGCGTTTCGCGGTTGCGCACAAGTTTCCTGCCGAAGAAGCGATGACGGTTGTGCAGGGCATTGCGGTACAGGTGGGGCGCACAGGCGCGATTACACCCGTTGCTCGTCTTGCTCCGATTTTCGTGGGTGGCGTGACCGTGACCAATGCGACGCTTCACAACGAAGATGAAGTCAATCGCAAGGACATTCAGATTGGCGATACAGTGATTGTGCGTCGCGCCGGCGACGTGATTCCCGAGGTGGTCGCCTATGTGCCCGAACTGCGCCCTGCGACCGCGCGGAAATTCCTCATGCCGGACGCCTGTCCGATCTGCGATTCCCCCATTGTCAGACTGGAAGACGAGGCCATTGCCCGCTGCTCGGGCGGATGGATCAAATGCCCGGCGCAACGCAAGGGCGGTTTGCTGCACTTCGTATCTCGCCGCGCGATGGATATCGAGGGATTGGGAGAGCAGCTTGTTGATCAGCTGGTGGACAAGCATGTCATCACGACTGCCGCAGACCTCTACAAACTGGGCTTGAGCGCGCTGTCTGAACTGGACCGCATGGCGACCAAATCCGCGCAGAATGTCTTGAACGCACTGGAGAAATCGAAATCCACCACGCTGGCGCGCTTTATCTACGCGCTTGGCATTCGTCATGTCGGTGAAGCAACGGCGAAGGAGCTCGCCAGCCATTTCGGCAGCCTCGATGCAGTGCTGGACGCATCGGAGGAGCAGTTGCTCGAAGTCGCGGACATCGGCCCGGTGGTGGCGCATTCCATCCGCGTATTCCTCTCGGACCCGATGAACGTGGAGTTGATCGCACAATTGCGCGCTGCCGGCGTGAACTGGCCCGAAAGCGCACCTGTCGAGAATCAGCCGAAACCGCTGCAAGACAAGACGTTTGTTCTGACTGGAACATTGCCTACGCTCACGCGGGATGCTGCGGCTGAATTGATCGAAACCGCCGGCGGCAAGGTGGCAGGTTCGGTATCCAAAAAAACCAGTTATGTCGTCGCGGGCGAAGAGGCCGGCAGCAAACTTGCGAAAGCACAGGAGCTGGGAGTGACGATTCTTGATGAAGCCGGATTGTTTCAACTATTGGACCGAAAATGA
- a CDS encoding cell division protein ZipA C-terminal FtsZ-binding domain-containing protein — translation MTDLQTSLMAIGGTIVVGVITYNKWQEYKARKSVEKAFSSEHDDVLMNSPSPSEPPINVERHEPTLTEPDGLPANATAVASEEENGPSPMDSAPLMPNHGVAPAPLQKDLPVDELIDCLIPLAVDAPVRGDKILPRLQSLRHVGNKPVHFIGQRDDGMWESIAHGGIYFSLKAGVQLANRMSALNEIEYSELIMRLRQIADEIEAEPDVPDMSEVMSTARSLHQFVSEYDAQLSVNVQSNGAPWEINTLLAALERQGFDLRPDGRLVMPDGDGGVLFSLSTNVTLAAETTSRLTLLLDVPRVAPSHDGFGATTACARVLAGRLGGTVVDDGGQPLQDAALEEIAGQVKAFYSHMENSGIPAGSSRALRLFS, via the coding sequence ATGACAGACCTTCAAACCAGCTTGATGGCAATCGGCGGCACGATAGTCGTGGGTGTGATCACCTACAACAAATGGCAGGAATACAAGGCGAGAAAAAGTGTAGAGAAGGCATTTTCGTCAGAGCACGACGATGTGCTGATGAACAGCCCTTCGCCAAGTGAGCCACCGATCAACGTGGAACGCCATGAGCCGACCTTGACCGAGCCGGATGGCCTGCCTGCAAATGCGACTGCAGTTGCAAGTGAAGAGGAGAACGGTCCGTCGCCGATGGATAGCGCGCCATTGATGCCGAACCACGGCGTTGCGCCTGCGCCGCTCCAAAAAGACCTTCCGGTTGATGAGTTGATCGATTGCCTCATTCCGCTCGCAGTCGATGCGCCCGTGCGTGGCGACAAGATTCTGCCGCGCCTGCAATCGCTGCGCCATGTCGGCAACAAACCCGTGCATTTCATTGGTCAGCGGGACGATGGCATGTGGGAGTCGATTGCACATGGCGGTATCTATTTTTCGCTGAAGGCGGGCGTGCAATTGGCGAACCGCATGAGTGCGCTGAACGAAATCGAGTATTCCGAATTGATCATGCGCTTGCGGCAGATTGCCGACGAGATCGAGGCGGAGCCGGATGTTCCCGATATGTCCGAAGTGATGTCGACGGCGCGTTCGCTGCATCAATTTGTCAGCGAATACGATGCGCAACTCAGCGTCAATGTTCAATCCAATGGAGCGCCATGGGAAATCAACACCTTGTTGGCAGCGCTTGAACGGCAAGGTTTTGATTTGCGACCCGATGGCAGGCTGGTGATGCCGGATGGCGATGGCGGTGTGCTGTTTTCGCTTTCCACCAATGTGACGCTGGCTGCCGAAACGACATCGCGCCTGACCTTGTTGCTCGACGTGCCGCGTGTTGCGCCATCGCATGACGGTTTCGGTGCGACAACGGCCTGCGCGCGCGTGCTTGCCGGGCGACTTGGCGGAACCGTGGTTGATGATGGTGGTCAACCCTTGCAGGATGCGGCATTGGAAGAGATTGCCGGGCAGGTGAAGGCGTTCTACAGTCATATGGAAAATTCAGGCATCCCGGCGGGATCGAGCCGAGCCTTGCGCTTGTTCAGCTAA